Proteins co-encoded in one Astatotilapia calliptera chromosome 18, fAstCal1.2, whole genome shotgun sequence genomic window:
- the gpbp1l1 gene encoding vasculin-like protein 1, with the protein MAQHDFVPAWLNFSTPQPAKSPAANLEKQGDLPPHKDARTAVSRRRHNSSDGFFNNGSLRPPTGDGWQQPSLLLRHDSVDSGVAKGGHGGLAGASCWKETPSWHGAPRGSQDSHHHQGRHPKRGGGDRDRQGGHRQRNGNFHPRKGTSYPDKFPNEERKDSKDDKLKFVEEDFPSLNPETTGKPGAQTRAVAPHAGVWENPPSGKQMVSKMLVIKKISKEDPSTAFSAGFATAGALPTNGSKAPITGSSVYKNLVPKPAVAPTKSTQWKSSGREITKSGLHMPGRDSVFTSPVSAAKPSTPVSAPQHNTTKEHPSSTTPPIDIAPSRLKLMRRGPDRKSEFLRALKDEGTGELTTSSSPGTSGEGESSTPEPKAYSEEGCHENGLSYSLSDSDTEHLSSSLEAEHRLLKAMGWQEYPENDDNFLPLTEDELREFQTKTEQLKRNGVQRNGVLPRTRGVTLHFTPWRSVAEAHVEEGSESETSSSSQTSDDDDCIKS; encoded by the exons ATGGCGCAGCATGACTTTGTCCCTGCCTGGCTTAACTTCTCCACACCCCAGCCTGCCAAG tccCCTGCTGCCAACCTTGAGAAACAAGGTGATCTCCCACCCCACAAAGATGCCAGAACTGCCGTGAGCCGCCGCCGCCACAACTCTTCTGATGGTTTTTTCAACAATGGCTCCCTGCGTCCTCCGACAG GTGATGGATGGCAGCAGCCCTCTCTGCTTCTGAGACATGACTCAGTGGACTCGGGGGTGGCTAAAGGAGGGCACGGTGGGCTGGCAGGGGCCTCATGTTGGAAGGAAACCCCCAGCTGGCATGGAGCTCCGCGGGGTTCCCAGGACAGCCACCACCACCAGGGACGCCACCCCAAACGGGGAGGAGGCGACAGGGACAGGCAGGGGGGGCACCGGCAGCGCAATGGTAACTTCCATCCCCGCAAGGGCACCTCGTACCCGGACAAATTCCCCAACGAGGAACGCAAGGACAGCAAGGACGACAAGCTGAAGTTTGTGGAGGAGGACTTT ccttCGCTCAACCCTGAAACAACTGGAAAGCCTGGGGCTCAGACACGAGCAGTCGCTCCCCACGCTGGAGTATGGG AAAATCCACCGAGTGGCAAACAGATGGTGTCCAAAATGCTGGTTATCAAAAAAATTTCCAAGGAGGATCCCAGCACAGCCTTCTCTGCAGGGTTTGCCACTGCTGGTGCCCTGCCAACCAACGGCAGCAAAGCTCCCATCACAGGCTCCAGCGTCTACAAGAACCTGGTCCCAAAGCCGGCTGTGGCCCCTACCAAA AGCACCCAGTGGAAATCCAGTGGTAGAGAGATCACAAAGTCTGGTCTTCACATGCCAGGCCGAGATTCAGTCTTCACCAGCCCCGTCTCTGCAGCCAAACCCAGCACCCCAGTCAGTGCACCACAGCACAATACTACAAAAGAG CACCCTTCAAGCACGACTCCTCCCATAGATATTGCTCCGTCACGGCTGAAGTTGATGCGTCGCGGTCCAGACCGTAAGAGCGAGTTCCTGAGAGCTCTGAAGGACGAAGGCACTGGAGAGCTGACAACAAGCAGCAGCCCAGGAACATCAGGAGAG GGTGAAAGCAGCACCCCAGAGCCCAAAGCCTACAGCGAGGAAGGCTGTCATGAGAATGGTCTGTCTTACTCTCTGAGTGACTCAGACACCGAACACCTGTCCAGCTCCCTGGAGGCAGAGCACAG GTTGCTGAAGGCCATGGGCTGGCAGGAGTACCCAGAAAATGATGACAACTTCCTGCCTTTGACAGAGGACGAGCTGAGAGAGTTCCAGACTAAAACTGAACAG CTGAAGAGGAACGGCGTTCAAAGGAATGGGGTTCTCCCGAGGACACGGGGTGTGACCCTCCACTTCACCCCCTGGAGGAGTGTGGCGGAGGCACACGTCGAGGAGGGCTCCGAGTCCGAAACCAGTAGCAGCAGCCAGACCTCTGATGACGACGACTGCATCAAATCCTAA
- the LOC113010619 gene encoding histone-binding protein N1/N2-like, with protein sequence MEEANKLIGTGKKHLVMGKVVEAVSTLQEASGMLAKEFGDTADECGEAFFWYGKALLDLARMENSVLGNALEGVPEEEEEKPKDSNVESTDNVDEKTRDELRVQVYDAMAEKKTEDGEKVEGKQSEDPQEKTEGAEAGDKKENTEKVEGEAEKDNKNDESKSESKDKKEKSGEEVDAKDDSEPAAKEKEGDSAAAKKEKTAAKEEEPAEKMDSAAEEEEAAAEEEADGEEDEEEGGDDVEMEGDAEEQGEGDATGEKDSDDEEVGNLQLAWEMLEVAKVIYKRKETKEAQLMAAQAHLKLGEVSAESGNYPQALEDFQECLKLQVKHLDSDSRLLAETRYQLGVTYSLNTQYSEAIESLKSSISIIKNRLDKLQEMLDKAEGPEALPEERKELEELKALLPEIQEKVEDATESLKTASAAVKDALDGGSTSSACDGSTVKNRDSSSTSEIKSTSTSNGNTSTAAVSDISHLVRKKRKPEESPVKEDVKKVKQDNSQPGETLLTNGDAGEHANDMEVESK encoded by the exons ATGGAGGAGGCCAACAAGCTGATTGGTACCGGCAAGAAGCACTTGGTGATGGGGAAGGTAGTGGAGGCTGTGAGCACCCTGCAGGAGGCCAGCGGCATGCT GGCTAAAGAGTTTGGAGACACAGCGGACGAATGTGGCGAGGCTTTCTTCTGGTATGGCAAAGCTCTCCTGGATTTGGCACG GATGGAGAACTCTGTCTTGGGTAATGCTCTAGAGGGAGTGccggaggaggaagaagagaaacccAAAGACTCCAATGTTGAGAGCACAGACAATGTAGACG AAAAGACCAGAGACGAGCTGAGGGTGCAGGTGTACGACGCCATGGCGGAGAAGAAAACTGAAGACGGGGAGAAGGTTGAAGGGAAGCAGAGTGAGGATCCACAGGAGAAGACTGAAGGAGCCGAGGCTGgtgacaaaaaggaaaacacagaaaaggtaGAGGGGGAGGCTGAAAAGGACAATAAGAATGATGAAAGCAAATCTGAAAGTAAAGATAAGAAGGAAAAGAGTGGGGAGGAAGTGGATGCAAAGGACGACTCTGAACCTGCTGCTAAGGAGAAGGAGGGGGACTCTGCCGCTGCTAAGAAGGAGAAGACTGCTGCTAAAGAAGAGGAGCCAGCTGAGAAGATGGACTCTGctgctgaagaggaagaagcagcTGCTGAGGAGGAAGCAG ATGgcgaggaagatgaggaggaaggTGGCGACGATGTAGAAATGGAAGGTGATGCAGAGGAGCAGGGTGAAGGAGATGCCACTGGGGAGAAG GACAGTGACGATGAGGAGGTGGGTAACCTGCAGCTGGCCTGGGAGATGTTAGAAGTGGCCAAAGTCATCTACAAAAG GAAAGAGACGAAGGAGGCTCAGCTAATGGCAGCCCAGGCTCATTTGAAACTGGGTGAAGTTTCTGCAGAATCAG GGAACTATCCACAAGCACTGGAGGATTTCCAGGAGTGCCTGAAGCTGCAGGTGAAGCACCTGGACTCAGACAGCCGCCTGCTGGCAGAGACTCGCTACCAGCTCGGTGTGACCTATAGCCTGAACACGCAGTACAGCGAGGCCATCGAGTCTCTGAAGAGCTCCATCTCTATCATAAAGAACAGGCTTG ACAAGCTGCAGGAGATGCTTGACAAAGCCGAAGGTCCAGAGGCTCTGCCAGAGGAGAGGAAGGAGCTGGAGGAGCTCAAAGCTCTGCTGCCAGAGATCCAGGAGAAGGTGGAGGACGCCACTGAAAGCCTGAAGACAGCGAGCGCGGCTGTGAAGGATGCACTG GATGGAGGCTCCACTTCCTCTGCCTGTGATGGTTCCACTGTAAAGAACAGAGACTCTTCTTCCACTTCAGAG ATTAAAAGCACATCCACTTCCAATGGCAACACCTCCACAGCTGCAGTCTCTGACATCTCCCACCTGGTCAGAAAGAAG AGGAAACCAGAGGAGAGTCCGGTGAAGGAGGATGTGAAGAAGGTGAAGCAGGACAACAGTCAGCCAGGCGAAACGCTTCTCACTAATGGAGATGCAGGTGAACACGCCAATGATATGGAAGTCGAAAG TAAGTGA
- the prdx1 gene encoding peroxiredoxin-1, protein MSAGNAQIGKPAPDFTAKAVMPDGQFHDLKLSDYRGKYVVFFFYPLDFTFVCPTEIIAFSDAANEFRKIGCEVIAASVDSHFSHFAWVNTPRKQGGLGAMNIPLVSDTRRTISKDYGVLKEDEGIAYRGLFIIDDKGTLRQITINDLPVGRSVEETLRLVQAFQFTDKHGEVCPAGWKPGNDTIKPDVQKSKDFFSKQ, encoded by the exons ATGTCTGCAGGCAATGCACAAATTGGAAAGCCGGCCCCTGATTTCACTGCCAAAGCGGTGATGCCGGATGGACAGTTCCACGATCTGAAGCTGTCAGACTACAGAG GAAAGTACGTCGTGTTTTTCTTCTACCCGCTGGATTTCACCTTTGTTTGTCCGACTGAGATAATCGCTTTCAGTGATGCTGCCAATGAATTCAGGAAGATTGGATGTGAGGTCATTGCCGCCTCAGTGGACTCACACTTCTCCCATTTCGCTTG GGTCAACACACCGCGTAAGCAGGGTGGTCTGGGTGCCATGAACATCCCCCTGGTGTCTGACACACGGCGCACCATCTCCAAAGATTACGGGGTCCTGAAAGAGGATGAGGGCATCGCCTACAG GGGTCTATTCATCATTGACGACAAGGGCACCCTGAGACAGATCACCATAAACGACCTCCCAGTTGGACGCTCTGTTGAGGAGACCTTGCGTTTGGTTCAAGCCTTTCAGTTCACAGATAAGCACGGAGAAG TCTGCCCCGCCGGCTGGAAACCAGGAAATGACACCATCAAACCTGACGTCCAGAAGAGCAAAGATTTCTTCTCCAAGCAGTAA